In the Candidatus Electrothrix rattekaaiensis genome, one interval contains:
- a CDS encoding response regulator, giving the protein MSESRTEQLLLVEDNDDHAELAEFYITDYSDRIRVDRLHDGAEAMTYLKRVEASPEQSLPWLVLLDLKLPKYDGLEILARIKHSDRLAGIPVVIFSTSNSGKDIKRALKNYANSYIVKPMEADQYGEVISEILQYWELNQHHLVQDTGRSDA; this is encoded by the coding sequence ATGAGTGAGTCAAGAACTGAGCAGCTTCTGCTGGTTGAAGACAATGATGATCATGCTGAACTTGCCGAGTTTTATATCACTGATTATAGCGACAGGATTCGTGTGGACCGCCTCCATGATGGAGCCGAGGCTATGACCTATCTAAAACGGGTGGAAGCGTCTCCAGAACAGAGCCTTCCGTGGCTTGTGCTGCTGGATCTGAAATTGCCTAAGTATGACGGGCTTGAGATCCTGGCCCGAATCAAACACAGTGATCGACTGGCCGGAATTCCGGTGGTCATTTTTTCCACCTCCAACTCGGGAAAAGATATTAAGCGGGCTCTGAAGAATTATGCCAACAGTTATATTGTTAAACCCATGGAAGCGGATCAATACGGAGAGGTCATCAGCGAAATCCTGCAGTATTGGGAACTGAATCAGCATCATCTGGTGCAGGATACAGGTCGAAGCGATGCCTGA